CCAAACCACCGGTTTCATAGGCCTCCCAAATACACGGGCGATTTTGGTCGCTTTCGGTAGAGCTGCGATCTCTGTTGAGGCAAAGAAACAGATCTGGGCCGAAAATCGCGTTTGTGGCGCGCGGAATTTCTGGGAGCCTGAATTTTGGTCCACGCTGTGATGCAGCTGCAAGGCAACAATATCGTGCCAATGCGCAGAGGGCAGTTGGCTGAAGCATAGATTTTACGGTCACATTACGCACGTGCCGTGCTTTCAACATAGAGCCGTTACGCGCCCCGCTCCTAGTTAAAGGCCATCAGTCCAAGGAGGCGCTCATGTTGTTTCTTCTATTCTTAGTTGGTGGGTTGGCCGCTCTGGCGGTGTTTGCGTTTGCCGTGCAGGCGGCTGAACATTTGTGAGGTGCGGTCATGACCTTTGAAGTCACAACCGGCCTCATCCTGGCCGCTGCTCTGCTTATCTATCTTAGCGTGGCGCTGCTGCGCCCCGAGAAATTCTAAAGGCGCACCATGGTTCAAGATTTCACTCAAGTTTTGATATTTGCGCTGCTGCTGGCGGTGATCTCCGTGCCGCTTGGCATCTACATGGCCAAGGTGGCCAATGGCGATTATCGCTTTCTCGATTTTCTCGAGCGCCCGACGCTCGCATTATCTGGCGTGCGCAATGAGCCACAGCGCTGGACGACTTATGCTTATGCGCTCATAGCGTTCAACGGCGTGGGCTTCCTGCTGCTCTATCTCATTCTATGTTTCCAGAACTACCTGCCGTTCAATCCACTGGACCTGCCTGGCCTGTCGCCAGATCTGGCGTTCAATACGGCGATTTCCTTCATCACCAATACCAACTGGCAGTCTTATGGCGGCGAAAGCACCATGTCTTTCTCTAGTCAGATGGCCGGTCTGACCACGCAGAACTTTGTTTCGGCCTCAAGCGGCATGGCTGTAGCGCTTGCCGTGGCGCGCGGCTTTGCTGGGCGCCAGACAAACGATATCGGCAATTTCTGGGTCGATATGACCCGCATGATCATCTACGTGCTGTTGCCGATCTGCATCGTTCTGACGCTTTTCTTCGTCTGGTCCGGTATCCCACAGACATTCACTGGTTCAGTCGATGCCACCACGCTCGAAGGTGCCAAGCAAACGATTGATCTTGGTCCGGTGGCTTCGCAGATCGCTATCAAGCAACTCGGCACCAATGGCGGCGGTTTCTTCAACGTTAATTCAGCTCATCCTTTCGAAAATCCAACGGCGCTGACCAACCTCATTTCAATGCTGGCCATTCTTGCCATCCCATCAGCCTTCTGCTTCACCTATGGCCGGATGATCGGTGACAAGCGCCAGGGCCGCGCCATCGCTTTTGCCATGGCCATATTGATGGTGGTTTCTTTCTCTGCACTGTTCCTGTCCGAACATGCAGGCAATCCGGCATTGCACGGTTTGGTGAACCAGGTTCAGGGCAACATGGAAGGCAAGGAAGTGCGTTTCGGCGTGGTCAATTCCGCACTCTGGGCGTCGATCACCACCGCTGCCTCCAATGGCTCGGTCAATGCCATGCATGATAGCTTGACTCCTATCGCCGGCATGATCGCCATGATCAACATCCAGCTGGGCGAAGTGATCTATGGCGGTGCCGGCGTGGGCCTGACAGGCATGCTGCTGA
This genomic interval from Aestuariivirga litoralis contains the following:
- the kdpF gene encoding K(+)-transporting ATPase subunit F; translation: MTFEVTTGLILAAALLIYLSVALLRPEKF
- the kdpA gene encoding potassium-transporting ATPase subunit KdpA — encoded protein: MVQDFTQVLIFALLLAVISVPLGIYMAKVANGDYRFLDFLERPTLALSGVRNEPQRWTTYAYALIAFNGVGFLLLYLILCFQNYLPFNPLDLPGLSPDLAFNTAISFITNTNWQSYGGESTMSFSSQMAGLTTQNFVSASSGMAVALAVARGFAGRQTNDIGNFWVDMTRMIIYVLLPICIVLTLFFVWSGIPQTFTGSVDATTLEGAKQTIDLGPVASQIAIKQLGTNGGGFFNVNSAHPFENPTALTNLISMLAILAIPSAFCFTYGRMIGDKRQGRAIAFAMAILMVVSFSALFLSEHAGNPALHGLVNQVQGNMEGKEVRFGVVNSALWASITTAASNGSVNAMHDSLTPIAGMIAMINIQLGEVIYGGAGVGLTGMLLNVILTVFIAGLMVGRTPEYLGKKIEAREVKLAALTLLVMPVGVLVLSALAIATGQGQSAIANQGPHGLSELLYAYTSATGNNGSAFAGLSANVPFHNTFLGLAMVLGRYGYIIPILAIAGSLAAKKTTPASAGTFPTHGPIFVVLLIATILIVGALTFLPVLALGPIAEHVSLSQGQLF